The Kitasatospora albolonga nucleotide sequence GCGGCGGTGCGGTCGAGCCCGGCGCGTACACCGGCGCGGTCGCGGCGCATCGGCAGGAGGTCGCGGAGGCCCGGGGTGAGGGCGAGCAGGAGCAGCCAGAGGCCGATCGCCGCCGCGACCCCCGCCCCGACGAGCACCCAGACGTCGTCGAGCCGCCGCTCCGCGAGGCCGTCGGCGAGGGAGCGCCGCCACTGCATGGCCGACTGCCCGGTCCGTACGGCCGCGATGTCGTAGAGCAGCAGCCCCGCCGCGCCCAGGAGCACCAGGGCCAGCAGGGCGGCCGGGACCCGGCGGGCGGACCAGAAGCGGCCCGCCCGGCCGCCGCCCTGCTCCAGGGTGGGGACCGGTGTGTGGGCGGCCGGGCCCGCGCCGGGGCCCGGGGGGTGCGGGGCGCCGTCGGCCGGGTCCACCGTGGGCATGCGGCGGGTCGAGCCGTTGGGCCCGTCGGGTCCGTCGGGTGCGGTCATCGAATCCTCCCCTGTGCTCCGCTCGTCGCCGGGTGCAGCCGCTCGACCTGGACGGCCACCTCGGGCACCTCCATGCCCGCCAGGGTCTTCACCCGTTGGGCGACCCGGCTCCGTACGGCACCGCACTGGCGGCCGATGTCACAGGGGTAGCCGAGCTCCAGGCTGACCCGCACGCGGGCGGCGTCGTTGTGCACGGTGACCGTGGCGCGCGGGGAGGCCCCGTTCTCGGGCGGATCGTCGACGGCTTCCTTCGCCGCCTGCGCGGCGATCTTGGCGACGACCCGGTCGGCGATCCGGGTCTCGCCCCGTTCGGCGGCGGCGACCCGCCCGGTCACCGCGGTCACCGTCGTCGGTCGCCGCGCTCGCGACTCCGGAAGAAGTCGCCGGGTTCCAGGTCACCGTCCAGGAAGCGGCCGGCGATGAAGCCGACCGCGCCCAGCGCGGCCACCAGTACGAATGCTCCGAACCCGCCGAAATACCCGGCGAAGCCGAGCGCCATGCCGGCCAGCAGACCGACCGCAGCCATGCTCATCGTCTCTCTCCTCCAACTGCCTTTCGGCGGGGAACCCGGGACCTACTGGACGCGCTGCTGGTCATCGTCGTCATCGTCGTCGTCCTCGTCGGGCAGCTTGACGTCGCTGACCGCGATGTTGACCTCGACGACCTCGAGGCCGGTCATGCGCTCGACCGCCGTGACGACGTTCTCGCGTACGTCGCGGGCGACGTCGGAGATGGCCACGCCGTAGTCGACGACGATCTCCAGGTCGAGGGCCGCCTGGGACTCGCCGACCTCGGCCTTCACCCCCCGGGTGACGGACTTGCCGCCGCCGGGGACCCGGTCGCGGACCGCGCCGAAGGTCCGGGACAGGCCGCTGCCCATCGCGTGGACGCCGACCACGTCGCGTGCGGCCATTCCGGCGATCTTCTCGACGACGCCGTCGGCGATGGTGGTGCGGCCCCGGGTACCGGGATCGCCGCCGCCTCGCTTGTTCAGGGACTTGCCCCGGCCGTCGCCGGAACCACTGTCGGGGCTGTTGCGCTGGGAGTTCTCAGTCATCGCCGCTCTTCCCTTCGGGACAGGGTTGGGACTTCCTTGCCCACGTTAAGTGCGCTTGCCCGGTACCGCGCCGTGGATACGGCAGGCTGGGGTGATGACGACGGAGCGGGGCCCGCGGAGGGCCGACGGATGGACAGCTGCGGTACGGCAACGGCTGGGCCTCGGCAGGCTGCTCCCCATGGGCGGTCCCGGGGAAGGCACCTGGATCGCGGAGACGGCGGCGGCCTCGGTGCTGCGCGGGGCGGCGACCGGGCCGGGCGCGGTGGTGGGGACGCTGCGGATCGGCCCGGCGCGGGAGGCCACGGGGACATGGCCGCAGGAAGCGGCGGGGGCGGGGCATGCGGTGGGCGTGGATGCGGGTTCCGCCGGGGGCCGTACGACGGGCCCTGCGGCGGGCGTGGCCGCGGAATCTGCCGGGGGCCGTACGGCGGGCTCCGCCGGGGAGCGCGTGACGGGCCCCGCCGTGTCTCCGGAGCCCTCGGAGTCTCCGGGGGCGTCGGTGTCTGCGGGGGCGTCGGTGTCTCGGGAGGCTCCGGTTTCGTCGCAGCCCCTGGTGTCGTCGCAGCCGCCGGGGGCCTCCGTGGCTCCGGTGCCGCCGAGCGCCCTGCCGCCCGGGCCGCTGCGGATCGAGGCGGAGTTCCGGGCCGCCGGTGACCGCCCGCTGCCCGACGCGGCGGCGGCCCTGCGGACGGTGCTCGTCACGGCGGCGGCCGCCCGGCTCGGCCTGGAGGTCGCCGAGGTGGACCTGCGGGTGACGGCATTGCTCGACGCCGATGCGCCCGAACAGGTGACGGCCCCGCCCGCACCGGCCGCCCCGGTCCCGGCCGCGCAGGCCGACGGACCCGCGGGAGAGGCGGCCGCGGCGGTCCCGGGGGTCGTCTCGCTGACCCGGGTCCTCGGCAGCGCCGTACACACCGCCGAGGACCATATCCGGGTCGAGGTGGCGACGGCCGGGGACCGCCGGGCGCTCGATGTGGCCCGGTCGGTACGCACGGCGGTGTCGGCGGCGACGGCTGACCGGCTGCCGGTGTCGGTGCTGGTCACCGAGGTCGTGGAGCGGGACGGGGGCGGCCGGTCCGACAGCCGGTGAGAGCCCGCGACCGGCCCGGCCCCCGCAGCCGCCAGCCGGTGACGGCCCGGCCCCGGTCCGGCAGCCGACCGGCCCCCGTGGAGCGTCAGTCGGTGATGCCCGCCAGGTCCCGCAGCCTGCGGCCCTGGGCGGCGCGCTCGGCGGTGCGCTGTTCCTCGTACGTACGGGAGACCGCGCCGCTCAGCAGGGCCTTGGTCTCCACGACGGCGTCGCGCGGGGCGGCGAGGAGTGCGGCGGCCAGGTCGCGGGCGGCGCCGTCGAGCTGGTCGGCGGGGACCACGAGGTTGGCGAGGCCCGTGCGCTCGGCCTCCTCGGCGTGCACGAAGCGGCCGGTGGCGCAGATCTCGAGCGCGCGGGCGTACCCCACGAGGTTCACCAGGGGGTGGGTGCCCGTGAGGTCGGGGACGAGACCGAGGCTGGTCTCGCGCATGGCGAACTGCACGTCCTCGGCGACGATCCGCAGGTCGCAGGCGAGGGCGAGCTGGAAACCGGCGCCGATGGCGTGGCCCTGGACGGTCGCGATCGACACGAGGTCGTTGCGGCGCCACCAGGTGAACGCCTCCTGGTACTCCGCGATGGTCGCGTCGAGCTCGGCCTCCGGGCCGCGCGCCATGTCGAGGAAGGACGGCTCGCCGTCGAAGCCCTCGGGGGTGAACGCCTGCCGGTCCAGACCCGCGGAGAAGGACTTGCCCTCGCCGCGGAGCACCACGACCCGGACATCGCCGGGCAGCACCCGTCCGGCCTCGGTCAACGCCCGCCAGAGAGCGGGAGACTGGGCGTTGCGCTTGGCCGGGTTGGTGAGCGTCACCGTGGCGACCGCGTCTTCGACGGTGAGCCGTACGCCGTCCTGGTCGAGCACAGGGTCGAGCGAGGTCATGGGGCGCCTCCGGATCGGGTGCAGTCAGCACTCAGAAACTAAGTGACTGAACAGTAACCACCCGGACGACCTCACGGTCAGCCGGGTGGCCACCCCGAATTCCGATGAGTCCCTGGGCCCCGTCCCAGTAGTGAGGCACTCAGGCCGAAGCGGCCTTCTTGCCTCGCGTGGCTCCGCCGCGTCCCCGCAGCGTCACTCCGGACTCGCTGAGCATCCGGTGGACGAACCCGTAGGAGCGGCCGGTTTCCTCGGCCAGCGCCCTGATGCTCGCACCGGAGTCGTACTTCTTCTTCAGGTCTGCCGCGAGCTTGTCACGCGCGGCGCCGGTCACCCGGCTGCCCTTCTTCAGAGTCTCGGCCACCCGTGCCTCCTCAATGGGAAGTGCGCTCTGGACTCTCATGATCACCCCTCCCGCGCTTCCTGGCCACCCATTCGGCAAGGTCGATGCGACCGGTTTCCGTACCGGGAAGCGCTTCGACACGAACGGAATCCCGTATTCCGAGGGGTTGTGAGGGCATACGGCGCCGACCGGCGAAAGAACCGGCAGGTCAGGGCCGTACGAGGAAGGGGGCGTCCGGAAGGGGTGCGGGGCGGGTGAGCGCCCGGCGCACCACCGGGGTACGAGACGCCCTCACACAGATGATGGATCACGCGTAGGCCGAATGATCTATCCGGAGCCGAATCGATCTGTTCGGAGGGGGGCCGGGCCCGCCCGGAGGGGCCGGGACACCCTCCGGGA carries:
- a CDS encoding stress protein, whose protein sequence is MTENSQRNSPDSGSGDGRGKSLNKRGGGDPGTRGRTTIADGVVEKIAGMAARDVVGVHAMGSGLSRTFGAVRDRVPGGGKSVTRGVKAEVGESQAALDLEIVVDYGVAISDVARDVRENVVTAVERMTGLEVVEVNIAVSDVKLPDEDDDDDDDDQQRVQ
- a CDS encoding enoyl-CoA hydratase — encoded protein: MTSLDPVLDQDGVRLTVEDAVATVTLTNPAKRNAQSPALWRALTEAGRVLPGDVRVVVLRGEGKSFSAGLDRQAFTPEGFDGEPSFLDMARGPEAELDATIAEYQEAFTWWRRNDLVSIATVQGHAIGAGFQLALACDLRIVAEDVQFAMRETSLGLVPDLTGTHPLVNLVGYARALEICATGRFVHAEEAERTGLANLVVPADQLDGAARDLAAALLAAPRDAVVETKALLSGAVSRTYEEQRTAERAAQGRRLRDLAGITD